One Paenibacillus crassostreae DNA segment encodes these proteins:
- a CDS encoding LuxR C-terminal-related transcriptional regulator: protein MNIPIISTKLFIPPARSNVVLRPRLNELLNEGLHRRLTVISASAGFGKTTLVSEWLRGCKQPVGWLSLDEGDNNLTSFLTYLIAAIQTFSHNTGEGLFGLLQSQQPPPTEMILNAFINEITTIKDHFVLVLDDYHVIDAQPINEAIAFLLEHMPPLMHLFIVTREDPHLPMARLRVQDELIEVRSIDLRFTSSEVAEYLNKVKGLNLSSEDIILLESHTEGWIAGLQLAALSLQGHEDNTSFINSFTGSHRFVLDYLIEEVLQHQSASIQTFLLRTSILDRFCGSLCDAVLHKIVGEQHRVPSSYGQETLEYLERANLFIVPLDNERRWYRYHHLFADLLRQRLHQSITSSSKCDEELVAELHIRASEWYEDNGLEIEAFHHATVANDVDRAARLMEGEGMPLLFRGAVAPVLKWLDSLPKDILDAKPSLWVMYSSALLLVGQMTGVEQKLHAADKALQYAEQDVKTLDLIGHIASIRATMAVSKHQSETIMTESRRALEFLHPDNLPVRTATTWALGYAYQLQGNRKEASNAYSEALSISQKIGHVMITIMATLGLGTIQEAENQLYTAAETYRTVLKLAGNPPLSVACEAHLGLARILYEWNDLDAAKTHGYQSVQLAMQLEQSDRVVAGEVFLARLDLAHGEMGGAVATLAKADQIARQHHFENQMAHISDVQVLVLLQQGNLTAATHLLQKYESPMSQSRVHLAQGNTIEALEVLEKWRQHVEAKGWADERLKVIVLQAVAMQVHGEKYKAVQILLEALTMIEAGGFIRILVDEGIPMYRLFIEAVKHGSRQDYLSKLLADFEAEVRKSESKSDQRLAIPLIEPLSERELEVLHLIAQGLSNREISERLFLALSTVKGHNRMIFDKLQVGRRTEAVAHARKLGLL, encoded by the coding sequence CCTGAATGAGCTCCTGAATGAGGGTCTGCATCGCAGACTGACGGTCATCTCTGCTTCTGCCGGCTTTGGTAAAACAACACTGGTCAGCGAATGGCTCAGGGGTTGTAAACAACCTGTTGGTTGGTTGTCGTTGGACGAAGGGGATAACAACCTTACAAGTTTTCTGACATACCTCATAGCTGCTATACAGACGTTCTCACATAATACAGGAGAAGGTCTGTTTGGTTTACTCCAATCTCAACAACCGCCGCCAACTGAAATGATACTAAACGCGTTTATTAATGAAATCACCACAATCAAGGATCATTTCGTACTCGTCCTTGACGATTACCACGTAATAGATGCCCAACCGATTAACGAGGCCATCGCCTTTCTACTCGAGCATATGCCGCCACTGATGCATCTGTTCATCGTCACGCGTGAGGATCCACATCTTCCTATGGCAAGGTTGCGTGTTCAGGACGAATTGATTGAGGTACGATCCATAGATTTAAGATTTACTTCCTCTGAAGTAGCTGAATATCTCAATAAGGTCAAAGGTCTAAATCTTTCATCAGAAGACATCATTCTACTTGAATCCCACACGGAAGGATGGATTGCCGGTCTGCAATTAGCCGCTCTTTCCTTGCAGGGACATGAAGACAATACCAGCTTCATCAATTCTTTCACGGGTAGTCACCGTTTCGTTCTAGATTATCTGATAGAAGAAGTTCTGCAACACCAATCGGCTAGCATTCAGACGTTCTTGTTACGTACATCCATTCTTGATCGATTCTGCGGTTCTCTTTGTGATGCTGTTCTTCATAAGATAGTCGGGGAACAACATAGGGTTCCCTCATCATATGGGCAAGAAACCTTGGAATATCTTGAACGTGCCAATCTGTTCATTGTCCCTCTGGACAACGAGAGGCGTTGGTACCGTTATCACCATCTCTTTGCTGATTTGTTGAGGCAACGACTACATCAGAGTATCACCTCGTCTTCTAAATGCGATGAGGAGTTAGTGGCTGAATTACATATACGTGCCAGTGAATGGTATGAAGACAATGGTCTTGAGATTGAAGCTTTTCACCATGCTACGGTTGCCAATGATGTTGATCGCGCCGCTCGCCTGATGGAAGGAGAGGGAATGCCCTTGTTATTTCGAGGAGCAGTCGCTCCTGTACTGAAATGGCTAGACTCATTACCCAAGGATATATTAGATGCCAAACCCTCGTTATGGGTAATGTATTCCTCTGCATTACTGCTGGTGGGTCAAATGACCGGCGTTGAGCAGAAACTGCATGCCGCTGACAAAGCTCTTCAATATGCCGAGCAAGATGTTAAGACACTGGATCTTATTGGACATATTGCCTCCATACGTGCGACAATGGCGGTCAGTAAGCATCAATCAGAAACGATCATGACGGAGTCTCGCCGTGCACTGGAATTTCTGCACCCGGACAACCTACCTGTCCGCACAGCCACTACTTGGGCATTGGGATATGCTTACCAGCTCCAAGGGAATCGGAAAGAGGCGAGCAATGCCTATTCTGAAGCATTATCGATCAGTCAGAAGATCGGGCATGTCATGATCACGATTATGGCTACTCTCGGTCTAGGAACTATACAAGAAGCAGAAAACCAACTTTATACGGCGGCTGAGACCTATCGAACTGTTCTGAAATTAGCAGGTAATCCGCCTTTGTCAGTTGCTTGTGAAGCTCACTTGGGTCTAGCTCGAATTCTGTATGAATGGAATGACCTGGATGCTGCAAAGACGCACGGATATCAGTCGGTCCAACTGGCTATGCAGTTAGAACAATCGGATAGAGTTGTAGCAGGTGAAGTATTTCTCGCTCGACTAGATCTCGCGCACGGGGAAATGGGTGGGGCAGTAGCTACTTTAGCAAAAGCTGACCAGATCGCTCGTCAGCATCATTTCGAGAATCAAATGGCACATATTTCAGATGTACAAGTGCTTGTGTTGCTTCAACAAGGTAATCTGACAGCCGCCACTCATCTGTTACAGAAGTATGAGTCTCCCATGAGCCAGTCTCGTGTTCATTTAGCACAGGGTAACACAATTGAAGCACTTGAAGTGTTAGAGAAATGGAGACAACATGTAGAGGCGAAGGGTTGGGCGGATGAACGGCTCAAAGTCATAGTTCTACAAGCAGTTGCTATGCAAGTGCATGGTGAAAAGTACAAGGCTGTTCAAATCCTACTTGAAGCACTGACGATGATTGAAGCCGGAGGCTTCATACGGATCTTAGTCGATGAGGGGATTCCGATGTATAGGTTATTTATCGAAGCCGTTAAACATGGAAGTAGGCAGGATTATCTTAGTAAACTGCTAGCTGATTTTGAAGCAGAGGTGCGGAAAAGTGAATCCAAATCGGATCAACGCTTAGCTATTCCCCTTATAGAGCCATTAAGCGAGCGGGAGTTAGAAGTATTACATCTCATTGCCCAAGGACTATCGAATCGTGAAATTAGTGAGCGACTTTTCCTAGCGCTCAGTACAGTTAAAGGGCACAACCGAATGATCTTTGATAAACTGCAGGTTGGTCGACGAACTGAAGCTGTAGCACATGCCAGAAAGTTAGGCCTGCTGTAA
- a CDS encoding MFS transporter — protein sequence MDHWKKNIILFLSSQTISLFGSSLVQYAIMWHITLTTQSGMMMTLYILCGFVPTFILSPFAGVWADRYNRKILIILADALIAVATLILAVIFLMGHESIGLLFVMAAIRAVGAGIQTPAVGAILPQIVPAEHLTKVNGTNGSLQAIMMFVAPMVSAALMTMTTLETIFFIDVITAAIAILTLLLFFRIPLHKKATEQQSTSYFDDFKQGLIYIREHDFLKKFFLFFSLFFILMAPAAFMTPLQVTRSFGDEIWRLTAIEIAFSVGMMAGGALIASWGGFQNKIHTMMVASLLMGVCTFALGVIPVFWIYLFFMAVFGLAMPVFNTPTMVLVQENVDEDYLGRIFGVFGMISTSMMPIGMLIFGPIADIVKIEWLLIGTGILLCIVSLFLGRSKVLIEVGKPALKESNN from the coding sequence ATGGACCATTGGAAAAAAAATATCATTCTCTTTTTAAGCAGTCAGACGATATCGCTATTTGGTTCATCTTTAGTACAATATGCCATTATGTGGCATATTACGTTAACTACACAGTCAGGTATGATGATGACTTTGTATATCCTTTGCGGATTCGTTCCCACGTTTATTTTATCTCCTTTTGCTGGAGTTTGGGCGGACCGATACAATCGGAAAATACTAATTATTCTGGCAGATGCATTGATCGCAGTAGCAACATTGATTCTCGCCGTCATTTTTTTAATGGGACATGAATCGATCGGGCTACTCTTTGTGATGGCGGCTATACGTGCAGTAGGTGCAGGAATTCAAACACCAGCTGTTGGCGCCATATTACCGCAAATCGTTCCCGCTGAACATCTGACAAAAGTAAATGGTACGAATGGATCGTTACAAGCCATTATGATGTTTGTAGCACCAATGGTGAGTGCGGCATTGATGACTATGACCACACTGGAGACCATTTTCTTTATTGATGTCATTACCGCCGCGATTGCGATCCTGACATTATTGCTGTTTTTCAGAATTCCGCTTCACAAGAAAGCAACTGAACAACAAAGTACCAGTTATTTCGATGACTTTAAGCAAGGGCTCATCTATATCCGGGAACATGATTTTTTAAAGAAATTTTTTCTGTTCTTCTCCTTGTTTTTTATTTTAATGGCACCAGCTGCTTTTATGACGCCACTTCAGGTTACCCGTAGCTTTGGGGATGAAATCTGGCGCTTAACCGCGATCGAGATTGCTTTCTCCGTTGGCATGATGGCGGGTGGAGCTCTTATCGCCTCATGGGGTGGTTTTCAAAATAAAATTCATACGATGATGGTTGCAAGTTTGCTCATGGGGGTTTGTACGTTTGCTCTCGGCGTCATTCCCGTCTTCTGGATCTATTTATTTTTTATGGCAGTCTTTGGCCTAGCGATGCCTGTTTTTAATACTCCAACCATGGTATTAGTCCAGGAGAATGTGGACGAGGATTATTTGGGCAGAATTTTCGGCGTGTTTGGGATGATATCGACATCCATGATGCCGATTGGCATGTTGATATTTGGACCTATCGCGGATATCGTAAAAATAGAATGGCTGCTTATAGGAACAGGAATTCTCTTATGTATCGTTTCCTTATTTCTGGGCCGAAGCAAAGTATTGATTGAGGTTGGAAAGCCTGCATTAAAAGAATCAAACAATTAA
- a CDS encoding serine hydrolase domain-containing protein, whose amino-acid sequence MYKYQNIQGLLHEMLIEFLEHEQFPGLAVGIVKDNQVLFTGEYGTANILTSEPVVRGTLFHQASVSKTFVSTAIMQLVERSEVELDSPITQYLSYFEMADERYRNITIRQLMNHTSGMPDEEDYAWDRPEYDEQSLERYVKGISHHKLLSDPGEVFAYSNIGYEILGDVIAKVSGMRFEQYMKKNILEPTGMRSSSFLKQEVDAHLATPHVLGTSSGYGGCISDIFPYNRAHGPSSTLYTNVEDMCQFLLMHQNCGIAGNGHEILQSTSYNEMWKPHAKTGYGQENAQIGLGWFLGEYKGSRVISHTGWDTGFLSNLYVLPDEKISISVMTNCDYVWLESVSFPILDLLLGSNIHQIKRSIAHKVAAIAVSDGVDQAMAEYHRIMRMEQDKYYLMEYEFMRITEALTWSGDKEDAVRILTCASTIFPNNSSISSRSQELQGN is encoded by the coding sequence ATGTATAAATATCAGAATATACAGGGTCTGTTGCACGAAATGCTAATCGAGTTTTTAGAACATGAACAATTTCCCGGATTAGCTGTCGGAATAGTGAAGGACAACCAAGTTTTGTTTACTGGTGAATATGGAACAGCAAATATATTGACAAGTGAGCCCGTTGTTCGTGGCACTTTGTTTCATCAAGCCTCTGTCTCAAAAACCTTCGTTTCTACTGCCATTATGCAATTAGTTGAACGTAGTGAAGTAGAATTGGATTCACCAATCACCCAATATCTATCTTATTTTGAGATGGCAGACGAGCGGTATCGAAATATTACAATAAGACAGCTTATGAACCATACATCCGGTATGCCAGATGAAGAAGATTATGCGTGGGACCGGCCTGAATACGACGAGCAAAGTCTTGAAAGATACGTAAAAGGTATATCTCATCACAAGTTACTGAGTGATCCTGGAGAAGTATTTGCCTATAGTAATATAGGATACGAGATTTTGGGAGACGTGATAGCGAAGGTCAGCGGAATGAGATTCGAGCAGTATATGAAAAAAAATATTCTTGAACCGACAGGAATGCGGTCCAGTTCTTTTCTGAAACAGGAGGTTGATGCTCATCTAGCCACACCTCATGTGCTCGGAACTTCCAGTGGATACGGAGGTTGCATCAGTGATATTTTTCCATATAATAGGGCGCATGGACCTAGCTCCACTTTATATACCAATGTTGAGGATATGTGCCAATTTCTGCTGATGCATCAAAACTGTGGAATTGCAGGGAATGGCCATGAAATCCTGCAATCAACTAGCTATAATGAAATGTGGAAGCCACATGCAAAAACTGGATACGGGCAAGAAAATGCACAGATTGGACTAGGTTGGTTTCTGGGAGAATATAAGGGTTCACGTGTCATCTCACATACAGGGTGGGATACCGGATTTCTGAGCAATCTGTACGTGCTCCCTGATGAGAAAATCTCTATTTCTGTTATGACCAATTGTGATTATGTCTGGCTAGAGAGCGTCTCTTTTCCAATACTAGATCTATTGCTTGGTTCGAATATTCACCAGATCAAGCGATCTATTGCTCATAAAGTTGCAGCTATAGCTGTATCTGATGGAGTCGATCAAGCGATGGCAGAGTATCACCGGATCATGAGGATGGAACAAGATAAGTATTATTTAATGGAATATGAATTTATGCGAATCACCGAAGCATTAACTTGGAGTGGCGACAAGGAAGATGCTGTTCGTATTCTGACCTGTGCTTCAACAATATTTCCTAATAACAGCTCAATTTCTAGCAGGTCACAGGAACTCCAAGGAAATTGA